A window of the Drosophila simulans strain w501 chromosome 2L, Prin_Dsim_3.1, whole genome shotgun sequence genome harbors these coding sequences:
- the LOC6733056 gene encoding protein MCM10 homolog — translation MGPAQKSGTDISIDDEEEILALEKLLGAAENENSKSAESVKTKHAAPILGNSVPKLREDNSFANAFTFEKIVKPEKQENAAISKEPELDSSDDEEVKNFLERKYNEYGNDINKRLKHQQEDAYESKVAREVDEELKKATNVVTSTPQPLKNPHNPIKRQSAVSSTFQRPPPVAAAVASKSQSSSPVSAVFTDPVFGLRIINPLVSSSLLQERMTGRKPVPFSGVAYHIERGDLAKDWVIAGALVSKNPVKNTKKGDPYSTWKLSDLRGEVKTISLFLFKEAHKSLWKTAEGLCLAVLNPTIFERRAGSSDVACLSIDSSQKVMILGQSKDLGTCRATKKNGDKCTSVVNLTDCDYCIFHVKQEYGKMSRRSELQSATAGRGINELRNKVLGKNEIFYGGQTFTAVPARKSAKLITKERDRLSMLAGYDVSPFAHTANHTSKPKTAEPTKIPYAERGGPVSRLAGGVEASRKQRVQDLERLRLLKEENERFEKKKQSEGSDNKKESEAGTPAVSMPTTPVPDKFKNRGFSFDASLTPKLSGSENFSFEINVGSRQAQNAKLKAAALLKKKPLEKINPNSTRGSESGKRRAIDELNEKFSSSAKRQKIEEDDRELMRKSRIEKIMAATSSHTNLVEMREREAQEEYFNKLERKEAMEEKMLATYKMPCKAVICQVCKYTAFSASDRCKEQKHPLKVVDAEKRFFQCKDCGSRTTTVFKLPKQSCKNCKGSRWQRTAMIREKNMLTGRETLSVRGDEETFVGSLAGSANLNLLVPDEE, via the exons ATGGGTCCTGCACAGAAATCTGGAACAGATATTAGTATCGACGATGAGGAGGAAATACTGGCGCTAGAAAAACTACTGGGTGCAGCAGAAAACGAAAATTCAAAATCTGCAGAGTcagtaaaaacaaaacacgcCGCACCCATTTTGGGGAACTCTGTGCCAAAACTACGAGAAGACAACAGTTTTGCTAATGCCTTCACCTTCGAAAAGATCGTGAAACCCGAGAAGCAGGAGAATGCTGCTATCAGTAAGGAACCAGAGCTGGACTCGTCCGACGACGAGGAGGTAAAGAACTTCCTGGAACGCAAGTACAATGAGTACGGCAATGATATAAACAAGAGACTGAAGCACCAGCAGGAGGACGCCTACGAGTCCAAGGTGGCGAGGGAAGTGGATGAAGAGCTTAAGAAGGCTACCAACGTCGTTACATCCACCCCGCAACCTCTGAAAAATCCGCATAATCCCATTAAACGCCAATCGGCGGTGAGCAGCACGTTTCAACGCCCTCCGCCAGTCGCTGCCGCCGTGGCATCCAAATCCCAGTCAAGTTCTCCCGTATCTGCCGTTTTTACGGATCCAGTCTTTGGACTGCGCATAATCAATCCGCTAGTCTCCAGCTCACTGCTGCAGGAGCGCATGACGGGCAGGAAACCTGTGCCTTTCTCAGGCGTTGCGTATCACATCGAGCGAGGCGATTTGGCCAAAGATTGGGTCATTGCTGGCGCGCTGGTTTCCAAAAATCCTGTAAAGAACACCAAGAAGGGTGATCCCTACTCCACATGGAAACTATCCGATCTACGGGGAGAGGTTAAAACGATCTctcttttcctttttaaagAGGCCCACAAATCCCTGTGGAAAACAGCTGAGGGTCTGTGCTTGGCTGTCTTGAATCCAACTATTTTCGAGAGGAGAGCCGGAAGTTCAGATGTGGCCTGCCTATCCATCGATAGCTCCCAAAAAGTCATGATCCTGGGTCAGTCCAAGGATTTGGGCACATGTCGggccaccaaaaaaaatggGGACAAGTGCACTTCGGTGGTTAACCTAACCGACTGTgattattgcatttttcatgTGAAGCAGGAATATGGCAAGATGTCCCGACGTTCTGAACTGCAATCCGCGACCGCAGGTCGTGGTATCAATGAGCTAAGAAACAAGGTTTTGG GCAAGAACGAGATATTTTACGGCGGCCAAACATTTACTGCAGTTCCCGCAAGAAAAAGTGCCAAGTTAATCACCAAGGAACGTGATCGTCTGAGTATGCTGGCTGGCTATGATGTTTCCCCTTTCGCCCATACCGCTAACCACACCTCAAAGCCCAAAACAGCAGAACCTACTAAAATTCCATATGCAGAACGTGGGGGTCCTGTTTCCCGTTTGGCTGGTGGTGTGGAAGCGTCTAGGAAACAGAGAGTCCAAGATCTAGAGCGGTTGCGTCTGCTTAAAGAGGAAAATGAGCGCtttgaaaagaaaaagcaGTCGGAGGGAAGTGATAACAAGAAAGAATCTGAAGCAGGCACGCCCGCTGTCAGCATGCCCACTACACCTGTTCCagataaattcaaaaatcgcGGATTCTCCTTCGATGCCAGTTTAACGCCCAAGCTTTCCGGTAGCGAGAACTTTTCCTTTGAGATTAATGTAGGATCTCGCCAGGCACAAAATGCCAAGCTGAAAGCAGCCGCCCTGCTGAAGAAGAAGCCACTGGAGAAGATCAACCCCAACTCCACACGAGGTAGTGAAAGTGGAAAGAGAAGAGCCATCGATGAACTTAACGAGAAGTTCTCTAGCAGCGCCAAGCGACAAAAAATTGAAGAGGACGATCGAGAGTTAATGCGCAAATCAAGAATCGAGAAAATAATGGCAGCCACCTCATCGCATACGAATCTCGTAGAGATGCGAGAGCGCGAAGCGCAGGAAGAGTACTTTAACAAGCTTGAACGCAAGGAAGCGATGGAAGAGAAGATGCTGGCCACTTACAAGATGCCATGCAAGGCCGTCATCTGCCAGGTGTGCAAGTACACAGCCTTCTCCGCCTCCGATCGCTGCAAGGAGCAGAAGCACCCCTTAAAGGTGGTCGATGCTGAAAAGCGATTCTTTCAGTGCAAAGACTGCGGAAGTCGAACAACCACCGTATTCAAGTTGCCCAAACAGAGCTGTAAGAATTGCAAGGGGTCGCGATGGCAAAGGACGGCCATGATACGGGAGAAAAATATGCTGACTGGTAGGGAAACTCTATCAGTGAGAGGAGACGAGGAAACCTTTGTGGGCAGCCTAGCCGGCAGTGCTAATCTCAACTTGCTGGTACCCGATGAAGAGTGA
- the LOC6733057 gene encoding uncharacterized protein LOC6733057 isoform X1, producing MESTTVVFVTLLTIITQRNNCAAVDVYFPSTSVKFNLPINEESESIFSKIPLAQFQVLRLENNRLASDYLYSLEQNPLLRINSSSGEIYMRTDYRSPNSSATFLVTAFPRDQPDHELLNVSHLSLEVTPQPLEEYCSELEHICFWTSAQYTIAESQGQYRRKDFFEPVLIGALNSRAAKYLCPHVSLEYSLNAGSSHFVLKQNRLYTRQPLDHDELNGLNAKAGQLQARITCTVKLSSRDQRKFSRILDIRLLDRNDNGPKLQESSSKFDFYLEQPYFQADEEAGKKVIYVDKDTLEANAHLVYAVHNDSHGLFRPDCHAYEADHTGRPHTIVSCQLRFSRNGVFRETPYCVSLEARDLTIESRVDAMSATAHVCYHINLSNLHESDQELPQALPLRARQHRIFESEEFNGDSAGRSLIPPTVDYEKDVSVYRAAASNFRVVQPDSFLDLMRLRSIRFDIVEDKLGAFGITPTSGIVFVKNPQALEEAPETIYFLNVTWIDQQRLSHVRVINVHLVQGRPENTSCELKVKSRSQTCAQIKYQSQCVRYCGLATGGGSCQWRGSNSAMFGTRYGSCVPESRYCPDHVCDPLEELNPMACPQDCTPAGRIVGPHSSNENKRGIYSASGTCICEDNGKCSCAPLDEEPKMKKPRKRKNETEAEPLLGVRRGTPPNHPLQDPMLLGVLNVAGFECDRSCMFFVITCPLLIVLLLLCLLIAQRKMLQRRLGKQSMTTSSKQALPESGGGDFALMPLQSGFRFESGDAKWEFPREKLQLDTVLGEGEFGQVLKGFATEIAGLPGITTVAVKMLKKGANSVEYMALLSEFQLLQEVSHPNVIKLLGACTSSEAPLLIIEYARYGSLRSYLRLSRKIECAGVDFADGVEPVNVKMVLTFAWQICKGMAYLSELKLVHRDLAARNVLLADGKICKISDFGLTRDVYEDDAYLKRSRDRVPVKWMAPESLADHVYTSKSDVWSFGVLCWELITLGASPYPGIAPQNLWSLLKTGYRMDRPENCSEAVYSIVRTCWADEPNGRPSFKFLASEFEKLLGNNAKYIDLETNAVSNPLYCEDDSALITTELGEPESLQHLWSPPKIAYDIHDQGTSYDQSEEEMPVTSTAPPGYDLPRPLLDATAKGQVLRYENDLRFPLNIRKSSCTPSYSNMTSGPPANTSLPHYSVPVKRGRSYLDMTNKSLIPDNLDSREFEKHVSKTISFRFSSLLNLSETTEVISGQQAEDAV from the exons CCGTCGATGTTTACTTTCCCAGCACGTCGGTGAAATTCAATCTGCCCATCAATGAGGAATCGGAGAGCATATTCTCCAAGATCCCGCTAGCTCAGTTCCAAGTGCTGCGGTTGGAGAACAACCGGTTGGCCAGTGATTACTTGTATAGCCTGGAGCAGAATCCACTGCTCCGAATAAACAGTTCCTCCGGCGAGATATATATGCGCACCGACTACCGCTCACCAAACTCAAGTGCCACGTTCTTGGTGACCGCATTTCCCAGGGATCAACCGGATCACGAGCTGCTGAATGTTTCGCATCTTTCCTTGGAGGTGACACCTCAGCCCCTGGAGGAGTACTGTTCGGAACTGGAGCACATTTGCTTCTGGACCAGTGCTCAGTACACTATAGCCGAGTCGCAAGGCCAATATCGGCGCAAGGATTTCTTTGAACCCGTACTTATCGGCGCCCTTAATTCACGGGCTGCGAAGTACCTGTGTCCTCACGTATCCCTGGAATACTCCCTCAACGCTGGTAGTTCCCATTTCGTTTTGAAACAAAATCGACTCTACACCCGACAACCCTTGGATCACGATGAGCTCAATGGCCTGAATGCCAAGGCAGGGCAGCTGCAGGCCAGGATTACCTGCACGGTTAAATTGTCCAGCAGGGATCAGAGAAAATTCTCGCGCATCTTGGATATCAGGTTACTGGATCGCAATGACAATGGACCCAAGTTGCAGGAGAGTAGCTCTAAGTTTGATTTCTATCTGGAGCAGCCCTACTTTCAAGCG GACGAGGAGGCGGGAAAGAAAGTAATCTACGTGGACAAGGATACATTGGAGGCAAATGCTCACCTTGTCTACGCCGTCCACAATGACTCCCATGGTCTGTTTCGGCCCGACTGCCACGCCTACGAGGCGGATCACACGGGCAGACCACATACCATCGTCAGTTGTC AACTGCGATTCTCCCGAAACGGTGTCTTCCGGGAAACCCCCTATTGTGTGTCCTTGGAGGCTCGGGATCTGACCATTGAAAGCCGTGTCGATGCCATGTCAGCGACAGCCCATGTTTGCTATCATATTAATTTGAGTAATCTTCACGAATCTGATCAAGAGTTACCGCAAGCTCTCCCCCTACGGGCACGTCAACATCGAATATTCGAGAGCGAAGAATTCAATGGAGATTCTGCGGGCCGATCTCTAATCCCTCCGACCGTGGATTACGAGAAGGATGTTTCCGTATACAGAGCGGCTGCTTCTAATTTTCGAGTTGTCCAGCCTGACAGTTTTCTGGACTTGATGCGGTTACGATCCATTCGATTTGATATTGTGGAGGATAAGCTTGGAGCTTTTGGTATTACCCCAACATCGGGTATTGTCTTTGTGAAGAACCCACAGGCTTTGGAGGAGGCGCCGGAAACCATATACTTCCTGAATGTCACCTGGATCGATCAGCAAAGACTGTCGCACGTGAGAGTGATCAATGTGCACTTGGTTCAAGGTAGACCCGAGAATACTAGTTGCGAACTGAAGGTCAAGTCCCGATCACAGACCTGTGCCCAGATTAAATACCAATCGCAATGCGTTCGGTATTGCGGCTTGGCCACAGGTGGTGGATCTTGCCAGTGGAGGGGATCCAACTCAGCCATGTTTGGCACTAGATATGGTTCCTGTGTGCCCGAATCTCGTTACTGTCCAGATCATGTCTGTGATCCCCTAGAGGAACTGAATCCCATGGCCTGTCCGCAGGATTGCACGCCAGCTGGAAGAATTGTGGGTCCCCATTCGAGTAATGAGAATAAGAGGGGGATCTACAGTGCCTCGGGTACCTGCATTTGCGAGGATAATGGCAAGTGCTCGTGCGCTCCGTTAGATGAGGAACCCAAGATGAAGAAACCGCGAAAACGAAAGAACGAAACAGAAGCGGAACCTCTGCTGGGCGTACGAAGAGGCACTCCTCCGAATCATCCACTTCAGGATCCCATGCTCCTAGGTGTCCTAAATGTGGCCGGTTTCGAATGCGATCGCTCCTGCATGTTCTTCGTGATCACGTGCCCACTACTGATCGTTCTCCTGCTTCTCTGTTTGCTGATTGCGCAGAGGAAGATGCTCCAACGGCGCTTGGGCAAGCAATCAATGACCACGTCGTCGAAACAAGCTCTTCCGGAATCAGGAGGCGGAGATTTTGCCTTGATGCCGCTGCAGAGTGGCTTCAGGTTCGAAAGTGGCGATGCCAAGTGGGAGTTTCCCAGGGAAAAACTGCAACTAGACACGGTTTTGGGGGAGGGTGAATTTGGACAGGTACTAAAGGGCTTTGCCACCGAGATCGCTGGCTTGCCGGGAATAACCACGGTGGCCGTAAAGATGCTCAAGAAGGGCGCCAATTCAGTGGAGTACATGGCCCTGCTTTCGGAGTTTCAGCTCCTCCAGGAGGTCTCTCACCCGAATGTGATCAAGCTGCTAGGCGCCTGCACCTCCTCCGAAGCGCCTCTCCTGATCATCGAGTATGCCCGGTATGGTTCTCTGAGGAGCTATCTTCGACTCAGCCGGAAGATCGAGTGTGCCGGCGTAGATTTCGCAGATGGAGTGGAGCCTGTTAATGTTAAGATGGTACTTACCTTTGCTTGGCAGATTTGCAAGGGTATGGCTTACCTTTCTGAGTTAAAG TTGGTTCATCGTGATTTGGCTGCTAGAAATGTGCTCCTTGCGGATGGCAAGATATGCAAAATATCAGATTTCGGACTGACTCGAGATGTTTACGAGGACGATGCCTATTTAAAGAGATCCCGAGATCGTGTGCCCGTCAAG TGGATGGCTCCGGAATCTTTAGCGGATCATGTGTATACCAGCAAATCGGATGTGTGGTCCTTTGGCGTTCTCTGCTGGGAACTAATCACTCTGGGAGCCTCTCCGTACCCTGGCATTGCTCCTCAGAACCTGTGGTCCTTGCTGAAAACGGGCTACCGGATGGACAGACCAGAAAATTGTTCGGAGGCTGTCTACTCTATAGTTCGAACCTGCTGGGCAGATGAGCCAAATGGAAGACCCTCTTTCAAGTTTCTAGCTTCGGAGTTTGAGAAGCTATTGGGTAACAATGCTAAGTACATAGATCTTGAAACGAATGCCGTTTCGAATCCCCTTTATTGTGAGGATGATTCCGCCTTGATAACCACGGAATTGGGCGAACCAGAATCGTTGCAGCACCTTTGGTCACCTCCAAAAATAGCCTACGACATCCATGACCAGGGCACCAGCTACGATCAGTCAGAGGAGGAGATGCCAGTGACTTCGACAGCTCCGCCGGGTTACGACTTACCACGACCTTTGCTTGATGCTACCGCCAAAGGGCAGGTATTGCGATACGAAAACGATTTGCGATTCCCCTTAAATATTCGGAAATCCAGTTGTACTCCAAGCTACAGCAACATGACCAGTGGACCTCCAGCGAACACCTCACTGCCACATTATTCTGTCCCCGTGAAGAGGGGTAGATCCTACCTGGATATGACCAACAAGAGTCTCATCCCTGACAATCTGGACAGCAGGGAGTTTGAAAAGCATGTGTCCAAGACCATCTCATTCCGTTTCTCTAGTTTGCTGAATCTCAGTGAAACGACGGAGGTGATTTCAGGACAGCAAGCTGAGGATGCAGTCTAG
- the LOC6733057 gene encoding proto-oncogene tyrosine-protein kinase receptor Ret isoform X2, giving the protein MSATAHVCYHINLSNLHESDQELPQALPLRARQHRIFESEEFNGDSAGRSLIPPTVDYEKDVSVYRAAASNFRVVQPDSFLDLMRLRSIRFDIVEDKLGAFGITPTSGIVFVKNPQALEEAPETIYFLNVTWIDQQRLSHVRVINVHLVQGRPENTSCELKVKSRSQTCAQIKYQSQCVRYCGLATGGGSCQWRGSNSAMFGTRYGSCVPESRYCPDHVCDPLEELNPMACPQDCTPAGRIVGPHSSNENKRGIYSASGTCICEDNGKCSCAPLDEEPKMKKPRKRKNETEAEPLLGVRRGTPPNHPLQDPMLLGVLNVAGFECDRSCMFFVITCPLLIVLLLLCLLIAQRKMLQRRLGKQSMTTSSKQALPESGGGDFALMPLQSGFRFESGDAKWEFPREKLQLDTVLGEGEFGQVLKGFATEIAGLPGITTVAVKMLKKGANSVEYMALLSEFQLLQEVSHPNVIKLLGACTSSEAPLLIIEYARYGSLRSYLRLSRKIECAGVDFADGVEPVNVKMVLTFAWQICKGMAYLSELKLVHRDLAARNVLLADGKICKISDFGLTRDVYEDDAYLKRSRDRVPVKWMAPESLADHVYTSKSDVWSFGVLCWELITLGASPYPGIAPQNLWSLLKTGYRMDRPENCSEAVYSIVRTCWADEPNGRPSFKFLASEFEKLLGNNAKYIDLETNAVSNPLYCEDDSALITTELGEPESLQHLWSPPKIAYDIHDQGTSYDQSEEEMPVTSTAPPGYDLPRPLLDATAKGQVLRYENDLRFPLNIRKSSCTPSYSNMTSGPPANTSLPHYSVPVKRGRSYLDMTNKSLIPDNLDSREFEKHVSKTISFRFSSLLNLSETTEVISGQQAEDAV; this is encoded by the exons ATGTCAGCGACAGCCCATGTTTGCTATCATATTAATTTGAGTAATCTTCACGAATCTGATCAAGAGTTACCGCAAGCTCTCCCCCTACGGGCACGTCAACATCGAATATTCGAGAGCGAAGAATTCAATGGAGATTCTGCGGGCCGATCTCTAATCCCTCCGACCGTGGATTACGAGAAGGATGTTTCCGTATACAGAGCGGCTGCTTCTAATTTTCGAGTTGTCCAGCCTGACAGTTTTCTGGACTTGATGCGGTTACGATCCATTCGATTTGATATTGTGGAGGATAAGCTTGGAGCTTTTGGTATTACCCCAACATCGGGTATTGTCTTTGTGAAGAACCCACAGGCTTTGGAGGAGGCGCCGGAAACCATATACTTCCTGAATGTCACCTGGATCGATCAGCAAAGACTGTCGCACGTGAGAGTGATCAATGTGCACTTGGTTCAAGGTAGACCCGAGAATACTAGTTGCGAACTGAAGGTCAAGTCCCGATCACAGACCTGTGCCCAGATTAAATACCAATCGCAATGCGTTCGGTATTGCGGCTTGGCCACAGGTGGTGGATCTTGCCAGTGGAGGGGATCCAACTCAGCCATGTTTGGCACTAGATATGGTTCCTGTGTGCCCGAATCTCGTTACTGTCCAGATCATGTCTGTGATCCCCTAGAGGAACTGAATCCCATGGCCTGTCCGCAGGATTGCACGCCAGCTGGAAGAATTGTGGGTCCCCATTCGAGTAATGAGAATAAGAGGGGGATCTACAGTGCCTCGGGTACCTGCATTTGCGAGGATAATGGCAAGTGCTCGTGCGCTCCGTTAGATGAGGAACCCAAGATGAAGAAACCGCGAAAACGAAAGAACGAAACAGAAGCGGAACCTCTGCTGGGCGTACGAAGAGGCACTCCTCCGAATCATCCACTTCAGGATCCCATGCTCCTAGGTGTCCTAAATGTGGCCGGTTTCGAATGCGATCGCTCCTGCATGTTCTTCGTGATCACGTGCCCACTACTGATCGTTCTCCTGCTTCTCTGTTTGCTGATTGCGCAGAGGAAGATGCTCCAACGGCGCTTGGGCAAGCAATCAATGACCACGTCGTCGAAACAAGCTCTTCCGGAATCAGGAGGCGGAGATTTTGCCTTGATGCCGCTGCAGAGTGGCTTCAGGTTCGAAAGTGGCGATGCCAAGTGGGAGTTTCCCAGGGAAAAACTGCAACTAGACACGGTTTTGGGGGAGGGTGAATTTGGACAGGTACTAAAGGGCTTTGCCACCGAGATCGCTGGCTTGCCGGGAATAACCACGGTGGCCGTAAAGATGCTCAAGAAGGGCGCCAATTCAGTGGAGTACATGGCCCTGCTTTCGGAGTTTCAGCTCCTCCAGGAGGTCTCTCACCCGAATGTGATCAAGCTGCTAGGCGCCTGCACCTCCTCCGAAGCGCCTCTCCTGATCATCGAGTATGCCCGGTATGGTTCTCTGAGGAGCTATCTTCGACTCAGCCGGAAGATCGAGTGTGCCGGCGTAGATTTCGCAGATGGAGTGGAGCCTGTTAATGTTAAGATGGTACTTACCTTTGCTTGGCAGATTTGCAAGGGTATGGCTTACCTTTCTGAGTTAAAG TTGGTTCATCGTGATTTGGCTGCTAGAAATGTGCTCCTTGCGGATGGCAAGATATGCAAAATATCAGATTTCGGACTGACTCGAGATGTTTACGAGGACGATGCCTATTTAAAGAGATCCCGAGATCGTGTGCCCGTCAAG TGGATGGCTCCGGAATCTTTAGCGGATCATGTGTATACCAGCAAATCGGATGTGTGGTCCTTTGGCGTTCTCTGCTGGGAACTAATCACTCTGGGAGCCTCTCCGTACCCTGGCATTGCTCCTCAGAACCTGTGGTCCTTGCTGAAAACGGGCTACCGGATGGACAGACCAGAAAATTGTTCGGAGGCTGTCTACTCTATAGTTCGAACCTGCTGGGCAGATGAGCCAAATGGAAGACCCTCTTTCAAGTTTCTAGCTTCGGAGTTTGAGAAGCTATTGGGTAACAATGCTAAGTACATAGATCTTGAAACGAATGCCGTTTCGAATCCCCTTTATTGTGAGGATGATTCCGCCTTGATAACCACGGAATTGGGCGAACCAGAATCGTTGCAGCACCTTTGGTCACCTCCAAAAATAGCCTACGACATCCATGACCAGGGCACCAGCTACGATCAGTCAGAGGAGGAGATGCCAGTGACTTCGACAGCTCCGCCGGGTTACGACTTACCACGACCTTTGCTTGATGCTACCGCCAAAGGGCAGGTATTGCGATACGAAAACGATTTGCGATTCCCCTTAAATATTCGGAAATCCAGTTGTACTCCAAGCTACAGCAACATGACCAGTGGACCTCCAGCGAACACCTCACTGCCACATTATTCTGTCCCCGTGAAGAGGGGTAGATCCTACCTGGATATGACCAACAAGAGTCTCATCCCTGACAATCTGGACAGCAGGGAGTTTGAAAAGCATGTGTCCAAGACCATCTCATTCCGTTTCTCTAGTTTGCTGAATCTCAGTGAAACGACGGAGGTGATTTCAGGACAGCAAGCTGAGGATGCAGTCTAG